A window of Tripterygium wilfordii isolate XIE 37 chromosome 7, ASM1340144v1, whole genome shotgun sequence contains these coding sequences:
- the LOC120002628 gene encoding dimethylnonatriene synthase-like, protein MSRAALEGGSGKSLISHGTSKLLWKESNSRRLKSLFGRGESGTILSITIPALYNKYEEHVNKYYGMIHRKFSQHYKIQRVRTDEGLFLVQTIVHNSALALALATAALIHLARHFCQPKLNLPPGPKPWPIVGNLNLIGSLPHRSIHGLTQKYGPIMQLKFGSNPVVVGSSVEIAKTFLKTQDAVISDRPKMAAGKYTTYNYQDITWSQYGPYWRQARKMCLMELFSAKRLESYEYIRIEEMKELIRNLYKACGEQVQLKDHLSTVSLNVISRMVLGKRYADKSLKNEIVMPEEFKEMIDELFLLNGVLDIGDSIPWLRFLDIQGNIKRMKVLSKKFDRFLEHVIDEHEKNRKENRDFVAKDMVDVLLQFANDPNLEVKIGRVSVKAFSLDLIAGGTESSAVTVEWAISELLKKPEIIDKATEELDRVIGRERWVEEKDIVKLPFIDAIVKETMRLHPVAPMLVPRLAREDLKVGGYDIPKNTRVLVSMWTIGRDPALWGDPNEFNPERFIGKAIDVKGTDFELLPFGAGRRMCPAYSLGLKVIQSSLANLLHGFNWGLPNNMKKEELEMEEIFGLSTPKKFPLVAVAEPRLPAHLYSL, encoded by the exons ATGAGCAGAGCCGCACTAGAGGGTGGAAGTGGAAAGAGTTTAATCTCGCACGGCACAAGCAAGCTATTGTGGAAAGAGTCGAATTCTCGAAGACTCAAGAGCCTCTTTGGAAGAGGTGAATCAG GAACCATCTTATCCATCACAATTCCTGCTTTGTACAACAAGTATGAGGAGCATGTCAATAAATATTACGGTATGATTCATAGGAAATTTTCTCAGCACTATAAAATACAAAGAGTGAGAACTGATGAG GGATTATTTCTGGTCCAAACAATAGTGCACAATAGTGCCCTTGCCCTTGCCCTTGCCACCGCCGCCCTAATCCACCTTGCCCGCCACTTCTGTCAGCCCAAACTCAACCTACCACCAGGCCCAAAACCATGGCCCATAGTGGGTAATCTCAATCTCATAGGCTCACTCCCACACCGGTCCATCCACGGCCTCACCCAAAAATACGGGCCCATTATGCAACTTAAGTTCGGGTCAAACCCGGTAGTTGTCGGGTCCTCTGTCGAAATAGCCAAAACTTTCCTCAAAACCCAAGATGCTGTGATCTCCGACCGTCCCAAAATGGCCGCCGGAAAATACACCACCTACAATTACCAAGACATTACTTGGTCCCAATACGGGCCGTATTGGCGCCAGGCCCGTAAGATGTGCCTAATGGAGCTCTTCAGCGCAAAACGCCTCGAGTCATACGAGTACATaagaattgaagaaatgaaagagCTTATTAGAAACTTGTACAAGGCTTGCGGTGAACAAGTTCAATTGAAAGACCATCTTTCGACTGTCAGTCTTAACGTGATTTCTCGGATGGTTTTGGGGAAGAGGTACGCGGACAAATCGTTGAAAAACGAGATTGTGATGCCAGAGGAGTTCAAAGAAATgatcgacgagcttttcttgcTTAATGGGGTGTTGGATATCGGTGACTCGATTCCTTGGCTTCGTTTCCTGGATATACAAGGCAATATTAAGAGAATGAAGGTCTTAAGCAAGAAATTCGACAGGTTTCTGGAGCATGTGATTGATGAGCACGAGAAGAATAGGAAGGAAAACAGAGATTTTGTGGCAAAAGATATGGTGGATGTTCTGCTTCAATTTGCCAACGATCCAAAtcttgaagtcaagattggaagAGTTAGCGTCAAGGCATTTTCACTG GACCTAATCGCTGGCGGAACAGAGAGTTCAGCAGTGACAGTTGAATGGGCAATTTCAGAGCTTCTCAAGAAGCCCGAGATCATCGACAAGGCAACAGAGGAGCTAGACAGAGTAATTGGAAGAGAAAGATGGGTTGAAGAGAAGGACATTGTGAAACTCCCATTTATAGATGCAATTGTGAAGGAAACAATGAGGTTGCACCCTGTAGCACCAATGTTGGTGCCTAGACTTGCTCGTGAAGACCTAAAAGTTGGTGGGTATGACATCCCCAAGAACACAAGAGTGCTAGTGAGTATGTGGACTATAGGGAGAGATCCTGCTTTATGGGGGGACCCAAATGAATTTAACCCAGAGAGATTTATTGGGAAGGCAATAGATGTCAAAGGAACTGACTTTGAACTTCTACCATTTGGTGCTGGAAGAAGAATGTGCCCTGCATATAGTCTTGGACTTAAAGTGATTCAATCAAGTTTGGCTAATTTGTTACATGGGTTTAACTGGGGATTGCCTAACAACATGAAGAAAGAGGAGTTGGAAATGGAGGAAATATTTGGACTTTCAACCCCCAAAAAATTTCCACTTGTTGCTGTTGCTGAGCCTCGGTTGCCTGCACATCTTTACTCTCTTTGA